aaaaaaaaaaaaaaagacaaatttggTCAGGATCGATATTTGCTCAGAGAAGGAGGGAACACACCAGCTGCCATGGTTAAAGCTCAGGTAAGGGCTTTTCCATTTTATTGAGGAGACGAAATAGTGATTCTTGTGCCATAAACGATCTCAGTGtaattttaatcaaaaaaaaaaaaaaaaaaaaggaatctcactttatattaaataaaaatacttatGTCTGCTTCatcactttttattatttagtcacagtactttttaaaacattatgtatccaaaaataaacaaaagcttCTCATTTTGAAACCATTTTCACTGAGACCAAAGTGAAGTTTTCCAATTTTTGTATTACACTACAAATGTTTACCCATACCAAAATCCAATGTAAAATCGTTTCCTCAGTAGATCTGTTCTAATCTATTGATCCAACATTAGCCATCTTTACCTTTGATTTCCTTCCCATGTATGTCTGGGCAAACCAATCTGAGTCCATAGCCTTCAGATTTGCCATAATCTGGCcctggaaaaacacagaaatatagaTCCAGAGCGTTAGCACACATACAAGGCTGAAATAACTGATTTTTGATGATTCAAAGTGTGAGCTATGAAAAAGGCCAATCAAATCTTTCTCCAACATTGATGTCCATGAATAACACACACTACAGCTGGCTTCATAGATTCGAGTTCAGTTATGTAGAAAATACACCACCTACCTAAGACTTAAAACACCTAGGAGACTGGCATTAATGAAGTAAAGCAACGAAAACCTGTACATCAGCTCACGGTGCTTTTTGTGATCACTTACTGCAAATGCCTCGTGGAACTCGAAGACATCGATGTCACTCATTGATAAGCCGGCCCGTTCGAGGACTTTGGGCGAAGCGTATGTTGGCCTGCAAGTgtcaaacagaaagcagaataACTTGTTCAGACTAACTTTGTTGTTCTGAATTTTTTGGATTCAAATGAGCAAAACACCTCAAAATGAGATTTCTCTTAACCTACAAAACACACACGGTTAGGTATCACAGTGCAATTAGAGAAAACAGCTCCttgtttttgcaaatgtttAAGATGTTCTCATTAAACCtgtgataaatataaaaactttaaaCTCACTTAAGTTAAAACTCCATCAGGAGACTTTTTAAACTGCAAATCAGTGAAAACTTAAGAACACAGTGAGCCTCACCCCAAAAGCAGCTGATCTTTGGGGTCCTGGGACACGTAGACAAAGTCTCTGCCAGGATAAAAACATAACATGATTAGCACGTCATCTGAAATAGCAGCACCGGGGAAATTGAGGCTGTCATAGCTAATGGAGAGGGTGAGATACCTGAGGTAGGCTTTAGGCTTGTAACCCATAGCCAAAGCTTTCTCTTCAGACATGATAAGCACAGCAGAGGCACCGTCAGtctgatgacacacacacacacacacaaacaacagttcACTTACAGCCAGGGCAGGTTGTTTCTGCTTGTTGGAAGAAATCTGGGGAGATCGTTTGGGCTGGGGCAATacatgttattttactgttgtcAGAAAGCATGACCGTAAAGCCCAAAAGAGTGCTTCAGCTGACTGTAAACACAAAGCCAAAGTGTGGCTGTCTGAACTGAAGAGACTCACCATCCTCAGCCAAATTTTAACAGTATCTTGCTTCAGGTAAattgcagctttgtttttgtggcttGAAGTGTGCAtagctttgtgtgtttcttttacacacagagacagatgctgATGTCTATGCTGAAGGCGGTTTTGAAGCAGGAAGGAGGAATTAACAACACTgagattatgtgtgtgtgtgtgtgtgtgtgtgtgttcatttacCAAGAAAGAAGAGTTAGCGGCGGTGACTGTGCCGTGAGGTTTAATGAAGGCAGGCTTTAGTTTGGCCATTTGCTGCATGGAGGATGGACGGATGCCGTTGTCCTTGAAAACAATGTCGCGACCTTGGAGACAAAAATCTCAATTAAAAAACTCAAGAGCATCTTTGACATGCTAGAGTTTGTTTCATTCCTGTCATGTATATTTTTTCAAGGTCAGAAAAAAATTGACTGAATTAAATGTTTGCTGCGTAAATGTAATTATTGGTTATTTTAAAATACCCCAATAGCCTCTGTTGTAACAGCTGCCAATCTTTCTAAGgtagacacacaaaaaaaagtaaattatatagatatatttttttagtatCCCCCACGACCCGAATATGGATAAGCGGTacaagatgaatggatgaattatTTCAGCTATACACAGCTGTTTCCCCAGGCCTTTAATTGTTCTCATACGTTTCGGTTAAAATGGTGAGGCAGTGTTCACCTGGAACTTTAAAGGCGATGACGTCCTGCAGCAGAGAATCATCCTGGGCCTTTTTGGCGAGTGAGTGTGATCGCAGGGCGAACTCATCCTGCTCCAGTCTGGAGACCCCAAAGGCAGCAGCCAGACGATCAGCACTGTGGCCCATGGTTTCAGCCGTGGAAAACTCAGCCACGGCAGGAAGctacacacacattatacagGACATTACAGGGGGAAACGCTTTATTGCAtgctgaagatgaaaaagaaaagacctcGGAAACTGTTTTAACAAAGTGAAGTCAAGAGACCCCGCCAACCTCTGGGGAGAGGTGTGCCAGTCGGATGCTGCCAATCAGACTCAGCCTCTGACCGAGGGTctttgctttgttgagggacAGCATGGTCTTCCTCATCTTACGGCTGTGACGGATGGGAACATCAGACATGAACTCCACCCCTCCTGCAACCACGGCGTCACACTGGCCTGCTGCAATCAGACCAACGGctggaaagagggagaaag
This genomic interval from Echeneis naucrates chromosome 24, fEcheNa1.1, whole genome shotgun sequence contains the following:
- the hadhb gene encoding trifunctional enzyme subunit beta, mitochondrial, yielding MASMLLKSMRTCSVSPSWAVRLGARSVSTTPQLQAQVQTKSKKTLARPGVKNIVLVEGVRTPFLMSGTTYADLMPHDLARAALQGLLHKTGLPKDAVDYIIYGTVIQEVKTSNVAREAALGAGFSDKIPAHTVTMACISSNQAMTSAVGLIAAGQCDAVVAGGVEFMSDVPIRHSRKMRKTMLSLNKAKTLGQRLSLIGSIRLAHLSPELPAVAEFSTAETMGHSADRLAAAFGVSRLEQDEFALRSHSLAKKAQDDSLLQDVIAFKVPGRDIVFKDNGIRPSSMQQMAKLKPAFIKPHGTVTAANSSFLTDGASAVLIMSEEKALAMGYKPKAYLRDFVYVSQDPKDQLLLGPTYASPKVLERAGLSMSDIDVFEFHEAFAGQIMANLKAMDSDWFAQTYMGRKSKVGTPPMEKFNLWGGSLSLGHPFGATGCRLVTTVAHRLKKEGGQYGLVAACAAGGQGHAMVIEAYPQ